A genomic stretch from Shewanella woodyi ATCC 51908 includes:
- a CDS encoding paraquat-inducible protein A, translating to MERDCIDDCVTLCRSCDLVVTKRALPSGVRALCPRCHTALYDTPYCSINGMLALCITALIFFTPANFLPILELHFLGSVRTATIAEGAIAVAHQGYWIVGISVMLTAVIAPGVLILSILSQILIIKYRLHSPFFRDVLKRLLKYQDILSQLTMLEIYLISILVSVFNLSDFADIFLGMGTFCFSMLFIVTLFLQREYNLEHMWSMLDE from the coding sequence ATGGAACGAGATTGTATTGATGATTGCGTGACCTTATGCCGCTCCTGTGATTTAGTGGTAACCAAGCGAGCACTTCCTTCGGGAGTTAGGGCCTTGTGTCCGCGTTGTCATACCGCCCTTTACGATACGCCATACTGTTCCATTAACGGTATGTTAGCGCTTTGCATCACTGCACTGATCTTTTTCACGCCTGCTAATTTTCTTCCCATTTTAGAGTTACATTTTTTAGGCAGTGTAAGAACAGCAACAATTGCAGAAGGAGCCATAGCCGTTGCGCACCAAGGTTACTGGATCGTGGGAATATCGGTCATGCTCACGGCGGTGATCGCACCAGGAGTACTAATATTATCAATCTTGTCGCAGATCCTAATCATTAAATACCGTCTGCACTCGCCTTTTTTTAGAGACGTGCTTAAACGCCTGTTGAAATATCAAGATATTCTGTCGCAGCTAACCATGCTTGAGATCTACCTCATCAGTATCTTAGTGTCTGTGTTCAATTTATCTGATTTTGCCGATATCTTCTTAGGCATGGGAACATTTTGCTTCTCTATGCTTTTTATCGTCACTCTATTTCTACAGCGTGAATATAATTTAGAGCATATGTGGAGCATGCTTGATGAGTAA
- a CDS encoding YebG family protein, giving the protein MAVITKFVVVREGVEKMTFTSKKEADAYDKMLDIADQLTPFVANSELELDDNVCEKLAFYMAQNKDELFSLLKGVAPSAAKTAKKSPKKAETKK; this is encoded by the coding sequence ATGGCGGTAATTACTAAATTTGTCGTGGTCAGAGAAGGGGTTGAGAAGATGACATTCACATCTAAGAAGGAAGCTGATGCTTACGACAAGATGCTTGATATCGCTGATCAATTGACGCCTTTTGTGGCGAATTCTGAACTTGAGCTGGATGATAATGTCTGCGAAAAGTTAGCTTTCTATATGGCACAAAATAAAGATGAGTTATTCAGTTTACTAAAAGGTGTGGCACCTTCTGCAGCAAAAACCGCTAAAAAATCGCCTAAAAAGGCAGAAACTAAAAAATAA
- the proQ gene encoding RNA chaperone ProQ, with protein MESTEKLTDTNAILAYLYETFPLCFIAEGETKPLKIGLFQDLAERLADDSKVSKTQLRIALRRYTSSWRYLKGVKAGAQRIDLDGQACGELEQEHIEHAQLTLKESQEKAKAKRIAKATAAKASEKASKKPAKKVAPKRTKPAPKPVKEAAPAVNLTPAVLNELKQNQRVNVKLGKSPVAGVIVDIKKEDVQVQLDSGLTVKVRVEHIML; from the coding sequence ATGGAATCAACAGAGAAGTTGACCGACACCAACGCAATACTTGCGTATTTATATGAAACATTTCCTTTGTGCTTTATCGCCGAAGGTGAAACTAAGCCATTAAAGATTGGATTGTTTCAGGATTTGGCTGAAAGGTTGGCTGATGATTCTAAAGTAAGTAAAACCCAATTGAGAATTGCTTTAAGACGCTATACTAGTAGCTGGCGTTACCTAAAAGGCGTAAAAGCGGGTGCACAACGTATCGATTTAGACGGTCAAGCGTGTGGTGAATTAGAGCAGGAGCATATTGAACATGCTCAGTTGACTCTTAAAGAGAGCCAGGAAAAAGCTAAAGCGAAGCGTATTGCTAAAGCAACAGCCGCTAAGGCTAGCGAAAAGGCAAGTAAGAAGCCTGCTAAGAAAGTCGCACCTAAGCGTACAAAACCTGCACCTAAGCCAGTTAAAGAAGCGGCACCAGCTGTTAATTTAACGCCTGCAGTACTAAATGAGCTGAAACAAAACCAGCGTGTTAATGTCAAACTAGGTAAGTCACCTGTTGCCGGTGTGATTGTTGACATTAAGAAAGAAGATGTTCAAGTACAGTTAGACTCAGGTTTAACAGTTAAAGTACGTGTTGAGCACATAATGCTGTAA
- the prc gene encoding carboxy terminal-processing peptidase, whose protein sequence is MRKIPLVVSIASIFVGFSAWALTPSIPFSELPALTQEPQHKVASKRVTGLFTRSHYHRFDLDDTFSEQVFKRYLKQLDYRRNVMLQSDLDSFGLYSKQFDDMLKSGDLTPAYKMFDLVQKRRYERFAYALSLLDKEIDFTVPNDKYQYDREDAAWPKDEAEINELWRQRVKYDALNLKLTGKTWEEIVPVLEKRYNNAIKRLSQTKSEDVFQGVMNAFSRTVEPHTSYLSPRNAERFQMEMNLSLEGIGAVLQMDDDYTVIKSLVAGGPAATSEKLSPEDKIVGVGQDGKEIVDVIGWRLDDVVELIKGPKGSKVVLQILPKKGGSSAKPFEVVIVRDKIRLEDRAATSEVIEPEEGMYANRKVGVIQIPGFYMDLSKDVSKELVKLKEAQVEGIIIDLRGNGGGALTEATLLTGLFIEQGPVVQIRDANGKVSQNRDNDGKVTYSGPLSVMVDRYSASASEIFAAALQDYDRALIVGESTFGKGTVQQHKSLGRIYDMYEKPIGHVQYTIAKFYRINGGSTQLKGVTPDISFPSALEPGEYGEAEEENALPWDKVPVAQYGTLGDINPNLISNLDVKHQTRIGKDVEFGYIYQDIAEFKKHHDEKTVSLVESERISEREANDKKQLDRLNERRVSQGLAMVKSLDGDDETETDSETEEEVETPDAFLDETVYITLDLVDIERVAKNQVK, encoded by the coding sequence ATGCGAAAAATACCCTTGGTTGTTTCAATCGCCAGTATTTTTGTAGGATTCTCGGCGTGGGCGTTAACCCCATCAATTCCATTCAGCGAGTTACCCGCTTTAACACAGGAGCCGCAACATAAAGTTGCAAGCAAACGTGTTACAGGTCTCTTCACTCGTTCCCATTACCATAGATTCGATCTTGACGACACTTTCTCTGAGCAGGTGTTTAAACGTTACCTTAAGCAGTTAGATTATCGCCGTAACGTGATGCTGCAGAGTGATCTCGATAGTTTTGGCTTATATTCAAAGCAGTTCGATGACATGTTAAAGAGTGGAGATCTGACCCCTGCCTATAAGATGTTTGATCTGGTGCAGAAGCGTCGCTATGAGCGTTTTGCTTACGCCTTGTCTCTTCTCGATAAAGAGATCGATTTTACCGTCCCTAATGATAAATATCAGTATGATCGCGAAGATGCCGCATGGCCGAAAGATGAAGCTGAGATTAATGAGTTATGGCGTCAGCGTGTTAAATATGACGCGTTGAACCTGAAACTGACGGGTAAAACATGGGAAGAGATCGTTCCTGTCCTTGAGAAGCGCTATAACAATGCTATCAAGCGACTGAGCCAGACAAAAAGTGAAGATGTTTTCCAAGGTGTGATGAATGCTTTTTCTCGCACGGTAGAACCTCACACAAGTTACCTTTCTCCACGTAATGCTGAACGTTTCCAGATGGAGATGAACCTAAGCCTTGAAGGCATAGGTGCTGTGTTACAGATGGATGATGACTATACAGTGATCAAAAGCCTTGTTGCCGGCGGACCTGCTGCAACTAGTGAGAAGCTTTCTCCTGAAGATAAAATTGTTGGTGTTGGTCAAGATGGCAAAGAGATTGTCGATGTCATTGGCTGGCGTCTTGATGATGTAGTTGAATTGATTAAAGGGCCTAAAGGCAGCAAAGTTGTGCTGCAAATTCTACCTAAGAAGGGCGGTTCTTCAGCTAAGCCATTTGAAGTCGTTATCGTCAGAGACAAAATCAGATTAGAAGATCGCGCCGCAACATCTGAGGTGATTGAGCCTGAAGAGGGCATGTACGCTAATCGTAAGGTCGGTGTTATTCAGATCCCGGGTTTCTACATGGATCTCTCTAAAGATGTTTCTAAAGAGCTTGTTAAGCTAAAAGAAGCGCAAGTTGAAGGTATTATCATTGACCTGAGAGGTAACGGTGGTGGTGCGTTAACTGAAGCAACCCTATTAACTGGGCTGTTTATTGAGCAGGGACCTGTGGTTCAAATCAGAGATGCCAACGGCAAAGTGTCTCAGAATCGTGATAATGACGGCAAAGTCACCTACTCAGGTCCATTGAGCGTGATGGTTGACCGCTATAGCGCGTCGGCATCAGAAATTTTTGCTGCAGCACTTCAGGATTATGATAGAGCCTTGATTGTCGGTGAATCTACATTTGGTAAAGGCACGGTGCAGCAGCACAAGAGTCTTGGTCGAATTTATGATATGTATGAAAAGCCGATTGGCCATGTTCAGTACACGATCGCGAAATTTTACCGAATCAATGGTGGCAGCACTCAGCTTAAAGGTGTGACTCCTGATATCTCTTTCCCTAGCGCATTAGAGCCTGGTGAATATGGAGAAGCGGAAGAGGAGAATGCATTGCCTTGGGATAAGGTGCCTGTTGCTCAGTACGGCACTTTGGGTGATATAAACCCAAATTTAATCTCTAACTTGGATGTTAAGCATCAAACTCGTATCGGCAAAGATGTCGAGTTTGGCTATATCTATCAAGATATTGCTGAGTTTAAAAAGCACCACGATGAGAAAACAGTTTCTTTGGTAGAAAGTGAGCGGATCAGTGAGCGTGAAGCTAACGACAAAAAGCAATTGGATCGTTTAAATGAGCGCCGTGTTAGCCAAGGTTTGGCCATGGTTAAAAGTTTAGACGGTGATGATGAGACGGAAACTGACTCAGAAACAGAGGAAGAGGTCGAAACACCAGATGCATTCCTTGATGAGACCGTTTACATCACTTTAGACTTAGTTGATATCGAGCGAGTAGCGAAAAACCAAGTTAAATAG
- a CDS encoding GAF domain-containing protein, which yields MDLECYDSLNRQAQALLSGEDDLVAAMANFSALINDAVEQLNWVGFYLLKDEQLVLGPFQGKVACSRIPLGKGVCGTSAAEKKTMRVDDVHQFDGHIACDSASNSEIVIPVFDNNRLIGVLDIDSPILNRFTKTDQIGLENLVKSFESALFG from the coding sequence ATGGATCTGGAATGTTATGACTCCTTAAATCGTCAGGCTCAGGCACTGCTCTCGGGAGAAGATGATCTGGTTGCTGCGATGGCAAACTTTTCAGCCTTGATTAATGATGCTGTTGAGCAACTTAATTGGGTTGGTTTTTACCTCCTAAAAGATGAGCAACTTGTTTTAGGTCCTTTTCAAGGAAAAGTGGCATGCAGTCGTATCCCGCTTGGTAAAGGTGTATGTGGAACTTCAGCAGCAGAAAAAAAGACGATGCGAGTTGATGATGTCCATCAATTTGATGGTCATATTGCTTGTGATTCAGCCAGTAACTCTGAGATTGTCATTCCTGTTTTCGATAATAATAGGCTTATCGGTGTACTCGATATAGACAGCCCAATTTTGAACCGATTCACTAAAACAGATCAAATTGGCCTGGAAAACTTAGTTAAGAGCTTCGAAAGTGCGTTATTTGGTTAA